From Streptomyces sp. NBC_00683, one genomic window encodes:
- a CDS encoding PP2C family protein-serine/threonine phosphatase encodes MEQHEISASRQADDGWWSGHLHELWRVADTASDVTGLADSLYCMLLRMPGVLAVVGTRWSGGLLHYLRSITAADTAPSFVELEQDFGASGADGAPDGEPTVTVHEVSGLDAAMPYVQVLAAAGARSVAECAVPLGQDGWASFMVGTADADAVDATLRSRLKQVAEVAMVSDRRIMARRDDEMRQVSDAFLAEASLQMDSSLDVEKTVRRVARTAVPAVAEGCVLHLVLPEEGLTLVSFAHVDAGEQQWLGRVAAEDPWLTDLLQRVLDSGQGLVLKGKGLEGGPFGAASSGAGRAVYALSVNPLKARGRALGTLTFLYHQVVVAEGASRFLANLADRAALAIDSSALYEQRRRNVVSLQRHLLPSELPQVAGLTLSSAYEVGDVSLDVGGDFYDAVPSAQGGVTLLIGDVCGRGAEAAALTGLARHTLRALLEDGSSPEHALGRLNQALSREGMSRFVTALVAVLVPDEKGFRLRYWSAGHPAPLIRREHGTVEELPAHGDLLGVLEDIEYGSGSAHMAPGDTLVMFTDGVTEARAADGTFFESRLRTAVAQMGAGEALGFAERLAEAVVEFRATGADDIAVLAARAEAIV; translated from the coding sequence GTGGAGCAGCACGAGATCAGCGCTTCCCGCCAAGCAGATGACGGATGGTGGTCGGGCCATCTGCATGAGCTCTGGCGGGTTGCCGACACAGCGTCGGACGTGACGGGGCTGGCCGATTCCCTCTACTGCATGCTGCTCCGTATGCCCGGCGTGCTGGCCGTCGTAGGCACCCGCTGGAGCGGCGGGCTGCTGCACTATCTGCGTAGCATCACTGCGGCGGACACGGCGCCGTCGTTCGTGGAACTCGAACAGGATTTCGGCGCATCGGGCGCCGACGGGGCACCGGACGGCGAGCCGACCGTCACGGTTCACGAGGTGTCGGGGCTCGACGCCGCCATGCCGTATGTCCAGGTTCTGGCCGCAGCGGGCGCGCGGAGTGTGGCCGAGTGTGCCGTACCGCTGGGGCAGGACGGCTGGGCGTCGTTCATGGTCGGCACCGCAGACGCGGACGCAGTCGATGCGACGCTCCGGAGCCGGCTGAAGCAGGTGGCCGAGGTCGCCATGGTCTCGGACAGGCGCATCATGGCGCGCCGCGACGACGAGATGCGTCAGGTGAGTGACGCCTTCCTGGCGGAGGCGTCGTTGCAGATGGATTCGAGCCTTGATGTGGAGAAGACCGTGCGGCGGGTGGCCCGCACGGCTGTTCCCGCCGTCGCCGAAGGCTGCGTCCTGCATCTTGTTCTTCCCGAAGAGGGACTGACACTCGTTTCCTTCGCGCATGTGGACGCGGGTGAACAGCAGTGGCTCGGCAGGGTTGCTGCCGAGGACCCCTGGCTGACGGATCTGCTCCAGCGAGTACTCGACAGTGGCCAGGGGCTGGTACTGAAAGGTAAGGGGCTGGAAGGGGGGCCTTTCGGGGCCGCGTCGTCCGGGGCGGGCCGTGCCGTGTATGCGCTCAGTGTGAATCCGCTCAAGGCTCGGGGCCGGGCCCTGGGCACCCTGACATTTCTCTACCACCAGGTGGTCGTCGCCGAGGGGGCCTCACGGTTCCTTGCGAATCTTGCCGACCGGGCCGCGCTGGCCATCGACAGCAGCGCCCTGTACGAACAGCGGCGCCGCAACGTGGTCTCTCTCCAGCGACATCTGCTCCCGAGCGAACTGCCGCAGGTTGCGGGGCTCACGTTGAGTTCGGCGTACGAGGTGGGCGACGTCTCGCTCGATGTGGGCGGTGACTTCTACGACGCCGTCCCGAGTGCGCAGGGTGGTGTGACCCTCCTCATCGGTGATGTCTGCGGTCGCGGGGCGGAGGCAGCGGCACTCACGGGGCTGGCCCGCCATACCCTGCGCGCTCTTCTCGAGGACGGCAGTTCGCCCGAGCACGCGTTGGGACGGTTGAATCAGGCTCTGTCCAGGGAGGGCATGTCCCGTTTCGTGACAGCGCTCGTAGCGGTGCTGGTGCCCGACGAGAAGGGATTCCGGCTGCGCTATTGGAGTGCCGGTCATCCGGCGCCTCTGATACGGCGTGAGCACGGCACCGTGGAGGAGCTCCCGGCCCACGGGGATCTGCTGGGTGTGCTGGAGGACATCGAGTACGGATCCGGGTCGGCACACATGGCACCGGGCGACACGCTGGTGATGTTCACCGACGGGGTGACCGAGGCCAGAGCGGCCGACGGGACGTTCTTCGAGTCACGTCTGCGGACCGCGGTGGCGCAGATGGGCGCCGGTGAGGCCCTGGGGTTCGCCGAGCGCCTGGCAGAGGCTGTCGTGGAGTTCCGCGCGACGGGCGCCGACGACATCGCCGTGCTCGCCGCACGGGCGGAGGCGATCGTATGA
- a CDS encoding MFS transporter, with amino-acid sequence MTAGGATHVVDVQHRYAFVLLGSVQTTLIFTLAAIAVPLPLIGREFGLQRADLILLSASYGLTFAGLLLFGGRLADRFGGRRTLAVGLLLFAAASAAAPFAPGIGALLAARLAQGAGAALVAPAAMAVLRTVFRSPAAYGRAMATWGGLSVLGATAGNLLSGVILSWLSWRWTFVVPLVVAVTSLALAPRLLPHTAPNRGRTLDLPGALLATTGITLASYGLVVTDVRPWSSTGVLVPLLGGAVLLAAFLYAERHARDPLLPIRFLLDRRRALALTAIALSACGTAMTFVVLSLHLQQTRDWSPLQTSAAFVPFAVALIASGRAAGPLVIRYGAGAVTTAGLGTGAAGLAFLASTGLHAHTPYVYGLLPGLVLLSAGTAASFGGAAVLATAGVPPQQTGLAGGVLNSAMELGPTVLFALLLTLGGDALSLAATGSALAVAAFLNHRTD; translated from the coding sequence ATGACCGCCGGGGGAGCCACCCACGTCGTCGACGTGCAGCACCGATACGCCTTCGTCCTTCTCGGAAGCGTCCAGACCACGCTGATCTTCACGCTCGCCGCGATCGCTGTGCCGCTGCCTCTCATCGGGCGGGAATTCGGCCTGCAGCGGGCCGACTTGATCCTGCTCAGCGCCTCATACGGACTGACCTTCGCCGGCCTGCTGCTCTTCGGTGGCCGCCTCGCCGACCGCTTCGGCGGGCGGCGTACCCTCGCCGTCGGCCTCCTCCTCTTCGCCGCGGCCTCGGCCGCCGCCCCGTTCGCTCCCGGCATCGGGGCACTGCTCGCGGCACGTCTCGCACAGGGCGCAGGCGCGGCCCTTGTCGCGCCCGCCGCCATGGCGGTGCTGCGCACCGTCTTCCGCTCCCCCGCCGCGTACGGCAGGGCGATGGCCACCTGGGGCGGACTCTCCGTACTCGGCGCGACCGCCGGCAATCTGCTCTCCGGCGTCATCCTGTCGTGGCTCTCGTGGCGTTGGACCTTCGTCGTACCACTCGTGGTCGCGGTCACCTCCCTGGCTCTCGCGCCCCGGCTACTGCCGCACACCGCTCCGAACCGGGGCAGGACTCTGGACCTGCCGGGTGCGCTGCTCGCCACCACCGGGATCACTCTCGCCAGTTACGGACTCGTCGTCACCGACGTCCGGCCCTGGTCGTCGACCGGCGTGCTCGTGCCACTGCTCGGCGGGGCCGTACTGCTTGCCGCGTTCCTGTACGCCGAGCGTCACGCCCGCGACCCGCTGCTACCGATTCGCTTCCTGCTCGACCGGCGGCGGGCCCTCGCCCTCACGGCCATCGCGCTGAGCGCCTGCGGGACCGCGATGACCTTCGTGGTCCTCTCACTGCACCTCCAGCAGACCCGTGACTGGTCACCGCTGCAGACCTCGGCCGCCTTCGTGCCGTTCGCCGTCGCGCTGATCGCCTCGGGCCGCGCGGCAGGGCCCCTCGTCATCCGGTACGGGGCCGGAGCCGTCACGACCGCCGGGCTCGGCACCGGCGCGGCCGGGCTCGCCTTCCTCGCCTCCACCGGACTCCACGCACACACCCCGTACGTGTACGGGCTGCTGCCGGGCCTCGTGCTGCTGTCGGCCGGTACCGCGGCCTCCTTCGGCGGAGCCGCCGTGCTCGCCACCGCAGGCGTACCGCCGCAGCAGACCGGGCTCGCCGGCGGTGTGCTGAACAGCGCGATGGAGCTCGGTCCGACCGTCCTGTTCGCCCTCCTGCTCACGCTCGGCGGCGACGCCCTGTCCCTGGCCGCGACGGGGTCCGCCCTTGCCGTCGCAGCCTTTCTGAACCATCGCACCGACTAA
- a CDS encoding helix-turn-helix domain-containing protein: MTAGDTFGRLDDDDYPAYTMGRAAEMLGTTQGFLRAIGEARLITPLRSAGGHRRYSRYQLRIAARARELVDQGTPIEAACRIVILEDQLEEAQRINAEHRRGTEAVDSPSVG; the protein is encoded by the coding sequence ATGACAGCAGGCGACACGTTCGGCCGTCTCGATGACGACGACTACCCCGCCTACACCATGGGCCGAGCCGCTGAGATGCTCGGCACCACCCAGGGATTCCTCCGCGCCATCGGAGAGGCCCGCCTGATCACCCCGCTCCGCTCCGCGGGCGGCCACCGCCGCTACTCCCGCTACCAGCTGCGCATCGCAGCCCGAGCCCGGGAACTCGTCGACCAGGGCACCCCCATCGAGGCCGCCTGCCGCATCGTCATCCTCGAAGACCAGCTCGAAGAAGCCCAGCGCATCAACGCCGAACACCGCCGTGGTACTGAGGCGGTGGACTCACCGTCCGTGGGGTGA
- a CDS encoding ATP-binding protein: MSLPDPGREEEAAAAIGFDLSECIQEPIHLLGRIQSHGTLLAVEAATGTVDTAALNTGCLLGIAAEELVGGPITRVLSPEQWAEALEVGAQHAAASLVLPVSIDVAGAPRMFDVTAHRQGPLLVLECEPRIVAAPHFAHFYQGVRRALTRLRSSTTTVECCQEATREIRALTGFDRVVAYRFDGQDGPGEVVAEELTAGHEPWLGLWFPASDIPPQARRLYRDNWIRAIADVDDTSVGLHPPRRADSSLPLDLSNSVLRTVSGFHLEYLRNIGVKSSMSVSVLREGELWGLIACHGYAAVTVPPELRAACEFFGVAFSLQLAVIEEREQAEALTASRERLGQIMSRVTADLEDSLLAGDDALRSLLDADGAVLCRGGRSVMSGMSVPPALLDTLQVRAAGPAPGTVWTTDRLSEEPDHHDDVPEDGPAGVLMVTLSHSGDFLAWFRRARPTARQWATDPSTPVQVGPRGERLTPRGSGAVFRAVVRGRSLPWTPTDSVTAQELWRTLTGLVLRHEAELAALNEQLRLTNSDLDSFAHVAAHDLKEPLRGISNAATFVIEDAAAELDATTVRRLLTMRRLAGRMDDLLNSLLHFARLGRGGLHRTRVPLDRVLDSALDVAGERLAEAHVRVIRNDLPEVYADENRLYEVLVNLLVNAAKYAADKEDRTVEVLVDTLRPPAGGHPQQTVVVRDNGIGIPSDRQHEVFELFRRLHGEGEHGGGTGVGLAIVKRIVERHGGELWLDSEPGRGTTFFFTLSQEGG; the protein is encoded by the coding sequence ATGTCCCTTCCGGACCCGGGACGGGAGGAAGAAGCCGCGGCGGCCATCGGCTTCGACCTCAGTGAGTGCATCCAGGAACCCATCCACCTGCTGGGCAGGATCCAGTCCCACGGCACCCTGCTCGCAGTGGAGGCCGCCACCGGCACCGTGGACACCGCGGCCCTGAACACCGGTTGCCTGCTGGGGATCGCTGCCGAGGAGTTGGTCGGGGGGCCCATCACGCGGGTGCTGTCCCCCGAGCAGTGGGCCGAGGCGCTCGAGGTCGGCGCTCAGCATGCGGCGGCAAGCCTGGTTCTCCCCGTCTCCATCGATGTGGCGGGCGCCCCTCGGATGTTCGACGTGACCGCCCACCGGCAGGGGCCTTTACTGGTCCTGGAGTGCGAGCCGCGCATCGTCGCGGCACCGCACTTCGCACACTTCTACCAGGGGGTCCGGCGAGCCCTGACGCGTCTACGGTCCTCGACGACAACGGTTGAGTGCTGCCAGGAGGCCACGCGTGAGATCCGTGCGCTGACCGGCTTCGACCGGGTGGTCGCCTACCGCTTCGACGGACAGGACGGGCCAGGAGAGGTGGTCGCGGAGGAACTCACCGCCGGCCACGAGCCCTGGCTGGGGCTGTGGTTCCCTGCCAGCGACATCCCGCCCCAGGCGAGGCGGCTGTACCGCGACAACTGGATCCGGGCGATCGCCGACGTGGACGACACCAGTGTCGGCCTGCACCCTCCGCGCCGAGCCGATTCGAGCCTGCCACTGGATCTGTCGAACTCTGTACTGCGCACCGTGTCCGGCTTCCATCTGGAGTACCTGCGGAACATCGGTGTGAAGTCGTCGATGTCGGTGAGCGTCCTCCGGGAGGGCGAGCTCTGGGGGCTGATCGCCTGTCATGGCTACGCCGCCGTCACCGTCCCTCCGGAGCTCCGGGCAGCATGTGAGTTCTTCGGCGTGGCCTTCTCCCTCCAACTCGCCGTCATCGAGGAACGAGAACAGGCCGAGGCGCTCACCGCATCCCGGGAGCGTCTTGGGCAGATCATGTCCCGGGTGACGGCAGACCTGGAGGACTCGCTCCTGGCAGGTGACGACGCCCTCAGATCACTGTTGGACGCCGATGGCGCGGTGCTCTGCAGAGGCGGCCGCAGCGTCATGAGCGGGATGAGTGTTCCGCCCGCTCTGCTGGACACCCTCCAGGTCCGCGCGGCAGGGCCGGCACCCGGCACGGTCTGGACTACGGACCGCCTGTCCGAGGAACCGGACCATCACGACGACGTGCCGGAAGACGGTCCGGCAGGGGTTCTGATGGTGACGCTCAGCCACTCGGGTGACTTCCTCGCCTGGTTCCGCAGGGCCCGTCCGACCGCCCGCCAGTGGGCCACCGACCCTTCCACGCCCGTCCAGGTCGGACCGCGAGGCGAACGGCTCACCCCTCGCGGTTCAGGTGCCGTCTTTCGCGCGGTGGTACGCGGACGGAGCCTGCCCTGGACGCCGACCGACAGCGTCACCGCGCAGGAACTCTGGCGCACGCTGACAGGACTCGTACTCCGGCACGAGGCGGAACTGGCAGCGTTGAACGAACAGCTGCGCCTCACCAACTCCGACCTCGACTCATTCGCCCATGTGGCAGCCCACGACCTCAAGGAACCGCTACGAGGCATCTCCAACGCCGCGACCTTCGTCATCGAGGATGCCGCAGCGGAGCTCGACGCGACCACCGTCCGACGGTTGCTCACCATGCGGCGACTGGCCGGCCGGATGGACGACCTGCTCAACTCGCTGCTGCATTTCGCCCGACTGGGCCGAGGCGGGCTGCACCGCACCCGTGTGCCACTGGACCGGGTGCTGGACTCCGCGCTCGACGTGGCCGGGGAACGTCTGGCCGAGGCCCACGTGCGGGTCATCAGAAATGATCTGCCCGAGGTGTACGCCGACGAGAACCGGCTCTACGAAGTCCTGGTCAACCTCCTGGTGAATGCGGCCAAGTACGCTGCGGACAAGGAAGATCGCACGGTCGAGGTCCTGGTCGACACGCTCCGCCCACCGGCAGGCGGGCACCCGCAGCAGACCGTCGTGGTCCGGGACAACGGCATCGGCATCCCGTCCGACCGGCAGCACGAGGTGTTCGAGCTGTTCCGCAGGCTGCACGGGGAGGGCGAGCACGGTGGCGGCACCGGCGTGGGGCTCGCGATCGTCAAGCGGATCGTGGAGCGGCACGGCGGCGAACTGTGGCTCGACAGCGAACCGGGCCGCGGGACAACCTTCTTCTTCACCCTGAGTCAGGAAGGAGGCTGA
- a CDS encoding TetR/AcrR family transcriptional regulator, with translation MARTKEFDPDAALQSALELFWRRGYEATSIADLVEHLGIGRASIYATFGNKHELYLKAVDRYSEERDPLLLTELSQPGPALPAVRATVRRFASEAASPEDRLNGCLITNTAAELAPHDPAAARRVEVSWEHFETLLQSALVRARAQGELPEDRDPRALARMLLVLLQGVRIVGKASSDPARVRDATEQALTLLD, from the coding sequence GTGGCCAGGACCAAGGAATTCGATCCGGATGCCGCGCTGCAGTCAGCCCTTGAGCTGTTCTGGCGGCGCGGCTACGAAGCGACGTCGATCGCCGACCTCGTCGAGCACCTCGGCATCGGTCGCGCCAGCATCTACGCCACGTTCGGCAACAAGCACGAGCTGTACCTGAAGGCCGTGGACCGGTACTCGGAGGAGCGCGATCCGCTGCTCCTCACCGAGCTGTCACAGCCGGGACCCGCGCTGCCCGCGGTGCGGGCGACCGTACGCCGTTTCGCCTCGGAAGCAGCCTCCCCCGAGGACCGGCTGAATGGCTGTCTCATCACCAACACGGCAGCCGAACTGGCCCCGCACGACCCCGCCGCGGCCCGCCGGGTCGAGGTCAGCTGGGAGCACTTCGAGACGCTGCTGCAGTCCGCGCTCGTACGGGCCCGGGCCCAGGGCGAGCTGCCCGAGGATCGTGATCCGCGTGCGCTGGCCCGCATGCTGCTCGTCCTGCTGCAGGGCGTACGGATCGTCGGCAAGGCATCCAGCGATCCCGCCCGGGTGCGGGATGCGACCGAGCAGGCGCTGACCCTGCTGGACTGA
- a CDS encoding response regulator, whose translation MSGAAGEYRIDHNLVWVVEDSAEDAEAIARALGRTHPGLTLEFTDRGTGFVERLLEAARRPGLVLLDLNLPGLSGGAVLRSIRSRPELNDVAVVAFTSSTGPDEVDTTYAAGADSYIYKPVNFELFRTVLKGAVDYWQRKATGGDEGPAAQPPS comes from the coding sequence ATGAGCGGGGCTGCCGGGGAGTACAGAATCGATCACAACCTTGTCTGGGTGGTCGAGGATTCGGCGGAGGACGCCGAGGCCATTGCGCGGGCGCTCGGTCGCACCCACCCGGGTCTGACTCTGGAATTCACCGACCGGGGAACCGGATTCGTCGAGCGCTTGCTGGAAGCCGCACGCCGACCGGGGCTCGTCCTCCTGGACCTGAACCTGCCTGGTCTCAGTGGAGGAGCGGTGCTGCGTTCGATCCGCTCCCGGCCCGAACTGAACGACGTGGCGGTGGTGGCCTTCACCTCGTCCACCGGACCGGACGAGGTGGACACGACCTACGCGGCAGGCGCCGACAGTTACATCTACAAGCCGGTCAACTTCGAACTCTTCCGCACGGTACTGAAGGGGGCGGTGGACTACTGGCAGAGAAAGGCGACGGGCGGGGACGAGGGCCCCGCCGCTCAGCCTCCTTCCTGA
- a CDS encoding PIG-L family deacetylase encodes MTDRPLTLMAVHAHPDDEATGTGGVLARYAAEGIRTVLVTCTDGGCGDGAEGVKPGDPGHDAAAVALMRRQELEASCDVLKVSDLEMLDYADSGMAGWPSNDAPGSFWQTPVEEGAARLAELMRHYRPDVVVTYDENGFYGHPDHIQAHRITMAALEMTALTPKVYWTTMPRSMMQRFGETMREFDEDMPEPDPAEAAAMAEIGLPDDEITTWVDTTAFSGQKFDALAAHASQGENIFFLKMGKERFGELMGTETFVRVKDTTGGAVPENDLFAGLR; translated from the coding sequence ATGACTGACCGGCCCTTGACGCTCATGGCGGTACACGCCCACCCCGACGACGAGGCCACCGGAACCGGAGGGGTCCTCGCGCGGTATGCGGCGGAAGGCATCCGCACGGTTCTCGTGACGTGTACCGACGGTGGTTGCGGTGACGGAGCGGAGGGTGTCAAACCGGGCGATCCCGGGCACGATGCGGCGGCCGTCGCCTTGATGCGCCGTCAAGAACTCGAGGCGAGCTGTGACGTCCTGAAGGTCAGCGATCTGGAGATGCTGGACTATGCCGACTCCGGGATGGCGGGCTGGCCGAGCAACGACGCCCCCGGGTCCTTCTGGCAGACCCCCGTGGAGGAAGGCGCCGCCCGGCTTGCGGAACTCATGCGGCACTACCGGCCCGATGTGGTCGTCACCTATGACGAGAACGGCTTCTACGGCCATCCCGACCACATCCAGGCCCACCGCATCACGATGGCGGCGCTGGAGATGACCGCGTTGACGCCGAAGGTGTACTGGACGACGATGCCCCGCTCGATGATGCAGCGGTTCGGGGAGACCATGCGCGAGTTTGATGAGGACATGCCCGAGCCGGATCCTGCCGAGGCCGCCGCGATGGCCGAGATCGGCCTTCCCGACGATGAGATCACCACCTGGGTGGACACCACCGCGTTCAGCGGCCAGAAGTTCGATGCGCTGGCCGCGCACGCCAGTCAGGGCGAGAACATCTTCTTCCTCAAGATGGGCAAGGAGAGGTTCGGCGAGTTGATGGGCACGGAGACCTTCGTACGCGTCAAGGACACCACCGGCGGTGCCGTACCCGAGAACGATCTCTTCGCCGGACTGCGCTGA
- a CDS encoding HalD/BesD family halogenase, translating into MFSLPVDSRRDSLRRRFSSDSYVALPGLISPAGLAKLGGEARRLESDAVRRDFRMPYMADSPRHMTTLGGHQIADASPLITRLYEDRELMRLLSSLLGETVVAVHDPVERHVLNVLHRPGDTHGAHTDDYPLALVLFLEAPPHPADGGLLEFHPGRDLDELDTPGARLVHHGPGDGYLLRSDRTAHRVTPLGRPGLRRTVLNFAYTTPGRQGTTAPSASLLYD; encoded by the coding sequence ATGTTCTCGTTGCCCGTGGACTCGCGCCGGGACTCCCTGCGCCGACGGTTCTCCTCCGACAGCTACGTCGCCCTGCCCGGGCTCATCAGCCCCGCGGGGCTCGCGAAGCTCGGAGGGGAAGCGCGCCGGCTGGAGTCCGATGCGGTACGCCGGGACTTCCGCATGCCGTACATGGCGGACAGCCCCCGGCACATGACCACGCTCGGCGGACACCAGATCGCCGACGCTTCACCGCTCATCACGCGTCTCTACGAGGACCGGGAACTGATGCGGCTCCTGTCCTCGCTCCTGGGTGAGACGGTCGTCGCCGTCCATGACCCCGTCGAACGCCACGTCCTGAACGTCCTGCACCGCCCGGGCGACACCCATGGCGCGCACACCGATGACTACCCGCTCGCCCTGGTCCTCTTCCTGGAAGCCCCGCCGCACCCTGCCGACGGCGGACTGCTGGAGTTCCACCCCGGCAGGGACCTCGACGAGCTCGACACGCCCGGCGCCCGGCTCGTGCACCACGGGCCCGGCGACGGCTACCTCCTGCGGAGCGACCGCACCGCCCACCGCGTCACCCCGCTCGGGCGTCCGGGGCTGCGGCGTACGGTGCTCAACTTCGCGTACACCACGCCGGGCCGCCAGGGAACGACCGCGCCATCGGCCTCGCTCCTCTACGACTGA
- a CDS encoding SDR family NAD(P)-dependent oxidoreductase produces the protein MKHFTGKTVLVTGAGSGLGRAIALAFAAEDASVIAAGRTAASLEETVGLIEAAGGTAAAVTVDVTDSGRVRDLVRESVTRFGGLDIAVNNAGILRGTVPVGEVSEEDWDAVLRTNVTGVWLAMKHEIAHMKDNGGGVIVNISSNLGAHLRIPNAAAYITSKAAVSALTRAAALDHIHQGVRINAVSPGASAAPMSLRPGETEADRAERVKSENPLGRVAEAEEVAAAVLYLASPTAGAVVGTDLVVDSGASA, from the coding sequence ATGAAGCACTTCACTGGCAAGACCGTGCTCGTCACGGGCGCGGGCTCCGGTCTCGGCCGCGCGATCGCGCTCGCCTTCGCCGCCGAGGACGCGTCCGTGATCGCCGCGGGTCGCACCGCGGCCTCCCTGGAGGAGACGGTCGGCCTCATAGAGGCGGCCGGCGGCACGGCCGCCGCCGTCACCGTCGACGTCACGGACTCCGGCCGGGTCCGGGACCTCGTACGCGAGAGCGTCACCCGTTTCGGCGGGCTCGACATCGCAGTCAACAACGCCGGGATACTCCGCGGCACCGTCCCTGTCGGAGAGGTGAGCGAGGAGGACTGGGACGCGGTACTTCGGACCAATGTCACCGGCGTCTGGCTGGCCATGAAGCACGAGATCGCGCACATGAAGGACAACGGTGGCGGGGTCATCGTCAATATCTCCTCCAACCTGGGCGCCCACCTGCGTATCCCGAACGCCGCCGCGTACATCACCTCGAAGGCAGCGGTCTCCGCGCTGACCCGCGCTGCCGCTCTCGACCACATCCACCAGGGCGTTCGCATCAACGCGGTCAGCCCCGGCGCCTCCGCCGCTCCCATGTCGCTACGACCCGGCGAGACCGAGGCCGACCGTGCCGAGCGGGTGAAGTCGGAGAACCCGCTCGGCCGGGTCGCGGAGGCCGAAGAAGTGGCGGCTGCGGTGCTCTACCTCGCCTCGCCCACGGCGGGCGCGGTGGTCGGCACCGACCTGGTCGTCGACAGTGGGGCATCGGCCTGA
- the lepB gene encoding signal peptidase I, giving the protein MRQRIAGSGLRVAGWVLVPLGLLLAVGGIGYFFTHYQGATVMSEAMEPTYRQGDRLVIESIDAGEVRRGDVVLVDVPDRYQGGPVLQRVIGMGGDHVVCDGNRITVNGKPVDEPYLMRGEVNPATGPYDVRVPDGRLFLLGDHRGNSNDSRFFLDEQQGSVAASGVLGRVHKGSAAPVASGALGVLGVLLALVGIGLGIGGYAAGRSARRPLAAVPPWATA; this is encoded by the coding sequence ATGCGTCAGCGGATAGCAGGCAGCGGGCTGAGAGTCGCGGGCTGGGTACTGGTGCCACTCGGGCTGCTCCTGGCGGTGGGAGGCATCGGGTACTTCTTCACGCATTACCAGGGGGCCACCGTCATGAGCGAGGCGATGGAGCCCACGTACCGCCAGGGCGATCGGCTGGTCATCGAGAGCATCGACGCGGGCGAGGTGCGCAGGGGTGATGTCGTACTCGTCGATGTGCCCGATCGCTACCAGGGCGGTCCCGTCCTGCAGCGGGTCATCGGGATGGGCGGCGATCACGTGGTGTGCGACGGAAATCGGATCACGGTGAACGGCAAGCCGGTCGACGAGCCGTATCTGATGCGCGGCGAAGTGAACCCGGCGACCGGGCCGTACGACGTGCGTGTGCCGGACGGGCGGTTGTTCCTGCTGGGCGACCACCGGGGCAACTCGAACGACTCGCGGTTCTTCCTCGACGAGCAGCAGGGCAGCGTCGCGGCCTCCGGGGTGCTCGGGCGCGTGCACAAGGGTTCCGCCGCCCCGGTGGCGTCGGGGGCGCTCGGAGTCCTCGGGGTCTTGCTGGCCCTGGTCGGGATCGGCCTGGGGATCGGGGGGTACGCCGCCGGACGGAGTGCCCGGCGGCCGCTCGCGGCCGTGCCGCCGTGGGCCACGGCTTAG
- a CDS encoding formylglycine-generating enzyme family protein, which translates to MSSSCCTPGHGDATTVTVSLAPPPPRSASALRVAKQLLALPGGRFLMGTDDPDGFPADGEGPVRETGIAPFRIAPTAVTNAQFATFVKATGHVTEAEHFGFSFVFAGLLPDELAASSQPVAAVPWWRAVPGATWRHPEGPGSSFGTRQNHPVVHVSWNDAQAYCAWSGTRLPTETEWEYAARGGLEQQRYPWGDELTPGGRHMCNIWQGEFPLHNTGEDGYVGTAPVTSYRPNGYGLYNVVGNVWEWCEDWFTPDGSRVMRGGSYLCHDSYCNRYRVAARSSNTPDSSTGNIGFRVAT; encoded by the coding sequence GTGTCCTCCTCCTGCTGCACACCGGGCCACGGTGACGCCACGACCGTCACGGTCTCCCTCGCGCCGCCTCCGCCCCGGTCGGCATCCGCCCTCCGCGTCGCCAAGCAACTGCTCGCCCTCCCCGGCGGGCGCTTCCTCATGGGCACCGACGACCCGGACGGCTTTCCGGCCGATGGTGAAGGCCCGGTCCGCGAAACCGGGATCGCCCCCTTCCGTATCGCGCCCACAGCCGTGACCAACGCCCAGTTCGCCACCTTCGTCAAGGCCACGGGCCATGTCACCGAAGCCGAGCACTTCGGCTTCTCCTTCGTCTTCGCCGGCCTGCTGCCCGACGAACTCGCCGCCTCGTCGCAGCCGGTGGCGGCAGTTCCGTGGTGGCGAGCGGTGCCCGGTGCCACCTGGAGACACCCGGAGGGCCCGGGCTCCTCGTTCGGCACCCGGCAGAACCATCCGGTCGTGCACGTCTCATGGAACGACGCACAGGCGTACTGCGCGTGGTCCGGTACGCGGCTGCCGACGGAGACGGAGTGGGAGTACGCCGCGCGGGGCGGCCTGGAGCAGCAGCGCTACCCGTGGGGCGACGAACTGACGCCCGGGGGACGGCATATGTGCAACATCTGGCAAGGGGAGTTCCCCCTGCACAACACGGGTGAGGACGGCTACGTCGGCACAGCCCCGGTGACGTCCTACCGCCCCAACGGCTACGGCCTCTACAACGTGGTGGGCAATGTCTGGGAGTGGTGCGAGGACTGGTTCACACCGGACGGGTCCCGCGTGATGCGGGGCGGCTCCTACCTGTGCCACGACTCGTACTGCAACCGCTACCGCGTCGCGGCCCGAAGCTCCAACACGCCGGACAGCTCGACGGGGAACATCGGCTTTCGCGTGGCGACCTGA